The Methylococcus sp. Mc7 genomic sequence CGGGCAGTCCGAATTCGGTGCGGAACCAGGCCCGGTCGCCGGCGCGGCGGAAGGGGGCCGGGTCGATGGCGCTGCGCACGCAGCGCAGCTTGGACGCGGGCATGCCTTCCGACGCCAGTACCTGCCCGATGCCTTCGGAGATCGCCACCACCCGGTCGTGCAAACGGTATTTCACGGCGACGGCCCAGCGCATCTCGGGATTGTCCTGGCGCCGGGAATGCACCACCGGCACGCCGGCCAGACGGGTGGCGATGCCGCCCATGACATCCGCCCCGATCCGGCTGTGCAGGTGCACGAGGTCCGGCCGGACCCGCCCGATGATACGGTACAGCCGGCCGATCAGGCGGAAATCGAGGTCACCCGCCATCGGGATGGCGCACACCTCGGCATGGGCCGCGGCTTCCCGGGCGAGATCGCTGCCCGCCGGGCAGACCAGCACGTTGTCGATGCCGCGCCGCTCGAGCCCCTCCAGCAGGTACAGCACCTGGCGGGCGCCGCCGTAGAGGTTTCTGCCGCCCTCGACGTGCAGCACCTTCATCGGCGGTCCTCCTGTAGGGGCAGGACGAAGGTCTTGGCGGCGGCTATAATCCCGCTGTTTCGGGCCAGGGAACGAAGCGGGGGGATGCGATACGCACAGGGCATGATCGGGAGGCTCTCCGAGAGGCCGTCAAAAGAACCTCGAAGTTTACACCAAGGCATGGGGGACCGGGCCTCGCGGCGCCGGGCCACGGCTCCAATCCGCAGCAGATACCACATCACATGAACAAGCAGACCAGCCCGGCGCTCAGGGACGATTTCCTGGTTTTCGGCGCGCCCGCCATTTCCCGCGCGGAGATCGACGAAGTCGTCGCCTGCCTCGAATCCGGATGGATAGGGACGGGGCCGCGGGTGGCCCGGTTCGAGTCGGATTTCGCCCGCTACAAGGGCGTGCCGGAACAGCGCGTCGCCGCCGTGAATTCCTGTACCGCGGCCCTGCACCTGAGCCTCCTGGCGCTGGGGCTGGAGCCGGGCGATGAGGTCATCACCACGCCGCTGACCTTCTGTGCCACCGTCAACGCCATTCTTCACGCCGGGCTCGAGCCGGTGCTGGTGGACGTCGATCCGGCGACGATGAATCTCGATCCGCGGGCGGTGGAAGCCGCCGTCGGCGAGCGGACCCGGGCCATCCTGCCAATGCATTTCGCCGGCCATCCCTGCGACATGGCCGCCCTGGGCGCCATCGCTTCCCGCCACGGCCTGCGCATGGTCGAGGACTGCGCCCACGCCATCGAAACCGAATTCCGCGGGCTGCCCGCCGGCAGCTTCGGCGATTTCGCCTGCTTCAGCTTCTACGTGACCAAGAACGTCGTCACGGGCGAAGGCGGCATGGTGATCGGCAAGGATGCCGACAGCGTCGACCGGGTCAAGACCCTGGCGCTGCACGGCATGAGCCGGGATGCCTGGAAGCGCTTCGGCGACGAGGGTTTCAAGCATTACCAGGTCGTCGAATGCGGATTCAAGTACAACATGATGGATTTGCAGGCGGCGCTCGGCATCCATCAACTCGCCAGGGTGGAGGAGAGCTGGCGCCGCCGCCGCGAGATCTGGGCGCGCTACCAGGAGGCCTTCGCCGACCTGCCGGTGACCCGGCCGGCCGAGGCGGCGCCGGATTCCCGCCATGCCTATCACCTCTACACGCTGCTGATCGACGAAAAGGAGACCGGCGTGAGCCGCGACCGGTTCCTGGATGCGATGACGGCGCGCAGGGTCGGGGTCGGCGTCCATTATCTCAGCCTGCCCGAGCACCCGTACTACCGCGAGGCGCTGGGCTGGCGGCCGGAGGATTTTCCCCACGGCCAGCGTATCGGCCGCCAGACCGTGAGCCTGCCACTGTCGCCCGGCTTGAGCGACGGCGACGTCGCCTACGTCATCGACGCCGTCCGCGCCATCGTACTGCGCTGATCGCCCACTTCTTTCGCTCGGAACCGTGACAGATAAGCTGCTCAAGGTCCTTCATTACTCGCCGGTCTGGCTGCCGCTGACCGAAACCTGGCTGTACAGCCAGGTCCGCCACCTGCCCGCCACGATCGAAAACCACGTCGTCTGCCGCAGCGTCAAGAACCTGCACCAGTTCGAGGTGCCCAACATCCATTGCCTCAAACGGGAAAGCCCGGCCGGCTATCTGCTGCACCGTGCCCTGTTCCTGGCGGGATTCCGGGAAGGATTCGGCTTTTTCGACAAGGTCGCCGCCCGAATCTGGCCCGACCTCGTCCATTCCCATTTCGGCAACAACGGTTGGACCGTGCACAAGGCCGTGCGGCGCTTAGGCGTACCCCATGTCGTGACCTTCTACGGCCAGGACGTGTCGCGGATGCCGGCGGTCCACCCCATCTGGCGGGATCGCTACCGGGAGATGTTCGCCGACGAGGGCACGCTCTATCTGTGCGAGGGCGACGCCATGGCCAAGGCCCTGGCCGGCCTTGGCTGCCCCGCAGAACGCATCCGGGTCCAGCATCTCGGCGTGCCGGTGGAGACGATCCGCTACCAGCCCAGGGCCTGGAGTCCGGGTACGCCGTTGAAAGTGCTGATCGCCGCGAGCTTCCACGAGCGCAAGGGCATTCCCTATGCCCTGGAAGCGCTGGCCCGGCTGAATCGCGAGGTGCCGGTGGAAATCACCGTGATCGGCGATGCCGGCGCCTCGGAGGAAAGCCGGGAGGAAAAGCGTAAGATCCTGGATGTCATCGAGCGGACGAATCTCGGACCGGCGACACGGATGCTGGGGTTCCAGCCGCACGAGGTGTTCTGGCGCGAAGCCTACGCCAACCACGTCTTCCTCTCGCCCAGCATCACCGGGCACGACGGCGATACCGAAGGCGGCGCCCCGGTCGCCATCATCGAGCTGGCGGCCAGCGGCATGCCCATCGTCAGCAGCCGGCATTGCGACATCCCCGAGATCGTGCTGGACGGCCGGACCGGCTGGCTGGCCGGGGAGCGCGATGTGGACGGCCTGTTGGA encodes the following:
- a CDS encoding DegT/DnrJ/EryC1/StrS aminotransferase family protein, yielding MNKQTSPALRDDFLVFGAPAISRAEIDEVVACLESGWIGTGPRVARFESDFARYKGVPEQRVAAVNSCTAALHLSLLALGLEPGDEVITTPLTFCATVNAILHAGLEPVLVDVDPATMNLDPRAVEAAVGERTRAILPMHFAGHPCDMAALGAIASRHGLRMVEDCAHAIETEFRGLPAGSFGDFACFSFYVTKNVVTGEGGMVIGKDADSVDRVKTLALHGMSRDAWKRFGDEGFKHYQVVECGFKYNMMDLQAALGIHQLARVEESWRRRREIWARYQEAFADLPVTRPAEAAPDSRHAYHLYTLLIDEKETGVSRDRFLDAMTARRVGVGVHYLSLPEHPYYREALGWRPEDFPHGQRIGRQTVSLPLSPGLSDGDVAYVIDAVRAIVLR
- a CDS encoding glycosyltransferase, which encodes MTDKLLKVLHYSPVWLPLTETWLYSQVRHLPATIENHVVCRSVKNLHQFEVPNIHCLKRESPAGYLLHRALFLAGFREGFGFFDKVAARIWPDLVHSHFGNNGWTVHKAVRRLGVPHVVTFYGQDVSRMPAVHPIWRDRYREMFADEGTLYLCEGDAMAKALAGLGCPAERIRVQHLGVPVETIRYQPRAWSPGTPLKVLIAASFHERKGIPYALEALARLNREVPVEITVIGDAGASEESREEKRKILDVIERTNLGPATRMLGFQPHEVFWREAYANHVFLSPSITGHDGDTEGGAPVAIIELAASGMPIVSSRHCDIPEIVLDGRTGWLAGERDVDGLLDCLRLCLAAAPGWDGILAAGRRRIETEYDAAIQGRRLAEIYRQLVGAGH